One segment of Glaciihabitans arcticus DNA contains the following:
- a CDS encoding LuxR C-terminal-related transcriptional regulator, whose amino-acid sequence MTSVIIVDDHSIFRSGLRADLDSSVEVLGEAATVDDAVAQIAALLPEVVLLDVHLPGGAGGGGAEVLRRSAALLDRVRFLALSVSDSAEDVVGVIRAGARGYITKGSSGLEVSRAVAAVASGDAVFSPRLAGFVLDAFGAVTGEQAATDDELDRLSAREQEVMRLIARGFAYKEVAASLFISIKTVETHVSAVLRKLQLSSRHELTAWALERKLL is encoded by the coding sequence ATGACTAGCGTGATCATCGTCGACGACCACTCCATCTTCCGCTCGGGGTTGCGCGCCGACCTCGACTCCTCCGTCGAGGTGCTCGGTGAGGCCGCGACGGTGGATGACGCCGTGGCGCAGATCGCCGCCCTGCTGCCCGAGGTCGTGCTGCTGGACGTCCACCTGCCCGGGGGCGCCGGCGGCGGGGGAGCCGAGGTGCTGCGCCGCTCGGCAGCCCTGCTCGACCGGGTACGGTTCCTCGCTCTCTCGGTCTCCGATTCCGCCGAGGACGTGGTGGGCGTGATCCGGGCCGGAGCCCGCGGGTACATCACGAAGGGCTCGTCAGGGCTCGAGGTCTCGCGGGCCGTTGCGGCCGTGGCATCCGGAGACGCCGTCTTCTCGCCCCGTCTGGCCGGCTTTGTGCTCGATGCCTTCGGCGCTGTCACCGGTGAACAGGCAGCCACCGATGACGAGCTCGACCGGCTCAGCGCCCGGGAGCAGGAGGTCATGCGCCTCATCGCCCGCGGTTTCGCCTACAAGGAGGTGGCGGCGTCCCTCTTCATCTCGATCAAGACGGTCGAGACCCACGTCTCGGCGGTGCTGCGCAAGCTGCAACTGAGCTCCCGCCACGAGCTCACGGCCTGGGCGCTCGAGCGCAAGCTGCTGTAG
- a CDS encoding PspC domain-containing protein: protein MSTTEPPTAGPTPETPPANDTRFFSWMRSLGIRRQDGWIGGVAGGIAQRTGIDPLIVRGILVVLALFGAPALLLYAAAWLLLPDSGNKIHLEEAIAGRFEAPLAGIGAMVALSFIPAAPGLWFFPGYGDWGNWGSGLGRGIWTLLLIGALVWFLIWVAQRSNGTPTPTATSFTTPEPPAPPTGALPEDVAAWRTSQAEWKAQHANWRNQQATAASQEARARARAASAERARLYNEERERSRPNHLVSFIVVGTAILVGAIVALAVGGGETFDVSVMRASLGSALAVLGLGVLAAGALGKRSGGPGGFAVPVIVVLVATSGVPLGGNFSPVAADGYSPRNDTSETRSTDNYVLGGGSTTLDLRDYYNSSASTTGTADPDDRINFVMGGGSLRVIVPDDQYVDLTATMGGGRLAIEQNDNVRTGGPLLIRREEFIPEGFEQGDEFTRTLELNIIMGGGSIDVVSAGTATEDEN, encoded by the coding sequence ATGTCCACTACCGAACCGCCCACAGCAGGGCCCACGCCGGAGACACCCCCGGCCAACGACACACGCTTCTTCTCCTGGATGCGCTCGCTCGGCATCCGACGCCAGGATGGCTGGATCGGCGGCGTCGCCGGCGGCATCGCCCAGCGCACCGGCATCGACCCGCTCATCGTGCGCGGCATCCTCGTGGTGCTCGCCCTGTTCGGCGCACCCGCGCTGCTGCTCTACGCCGCCGCCTGGCTGCTGCTGCCCGACTCGGGCAACAAGATCCACCTCGAAGAGGCCATCGCCGGCCGCTTCGAGGCGCCGCTCGCCGGCATCGGCGCGATGGTGGCCCTCTCCTTCATCCCCGCCGCGCCGGGCCTGTGGTTCTTCCCGGGCTACGGCGACTGGGGCAACTGGGGCTCGGGCCTCGGCCGCGGCATCTGGACCCTCCTGCTCATCGGCGCCCTCGTTTGGTTCCTCATCTGGGTGGCACAGCGCAGCAACGGGACGCCCACGCCCACGGCCACTTCCTTCACCACCCCCGAGCCGCCCGCTCCCCCGACCGGTGCACTGCCCGAGGATGTCGCAGCCTGGCGTACCAGCCAGGCCGAGTGGAAGGCGCAGCACGCCAACTGGCGCAACCAGCAGGCCACCGCAGCCAGCCAGGAGGCCCGTGCACGAGCTCGCGCGGCCAGCGCGGAACGCGCTCGGCTCTATAACGAGGAGCGCGAGCGCTCGCGCCCCAACCACCTCGTCTCGTTCATCGTGGTGGGCACCGCCATCCTCGTGGGAGCGATCGTCGCCCTCGCGGTGGGCGGCGGCGAGACCTTCGACGTGAGCGTGATGCGGGCGTCGCTCGGATCCGCCCTCGCCGTGCTCGGACTCGGCGTGCTCGCCGCCGGCGCACTCGGCAAGCGTTCGGGAGGCCCGGGCGGGTTCGCGGTTCCCGTGATCGTGGTGCTCGTCGCCACGAGCGGCGTGCCGCTCGGCGGTAACTTCTCGCCGGTCGCGGCGGACGGCTACTCGCCGCGCAACGACACGAGCGAGACCCGCAGCACCGACAACTACGTGCTCGGCGGCGGATCGACCACCCTCGACCTGCGGGACTACTACAACTCCTCGGCCTCGACGACCGGCACGGCCGACCCCGACGACCGCATCAACTTCGTTATGGGCGGCGGCTCGCTGCGGGTGATCGTGCCCGACGACCAGTACGTGGATCTCACCGCCACGATGGGCGGCGGCCGACTCGCGATCGAGCAGAACGACAACGTGCGAACCGGCGGCCCGCTGCTCATCCGCCGCGAGGAATTCATCCCCGAGGGCTTCGAACAGGGTGACGAGTTCACCAGGACCCTCGAACTCAACATCATCATGGGCGGCGGATCGATAGACGTCGTCAGCGCAGGAACAGCCACGGAGGACGAGAACTGA
- a CDS encoding PspC domain-containing protein, with amino-acid sequence MTPRPPLLRERSNALGGVSEAVALHLGWKLGTVRFAFIASTLLGGAGALLYLWLWALVPLVPDDAAPVTRRAPVAALLVGAGAIAAIIVATAATGADALATNALIAVVLTIGAAVAWSLTLDRTDPDRTREYALWVRGLGSGILLVTGLVVLLSRPAAINAVLAVGLIVLGVGVVVAPRVVALWAELQASQTARVRDEQRAEIAAHLHDSVLQTLALIQNRAGASSEVARIARAQERELRDWLFTGSAPVDADLASELREIAALIELDYAVRIDVVAVGEFGPSPSALVAAAREAMLNAARHAGGEVSVYLESTVSAIDVFVRDRGPGVDLDSVPDDRLGIRESIIGRMSRAGGSATIGVGADGTGTEIHLHLEVPHD; translated from the coding sequence GTGACCCCTCGACCTCCCCTGCTGCGCGAGCGCTCCAACGCGCTCGGCGGGGTAAGTGAGGCCGTCGCTCTGCACCTCGGCTGGAAGCTCGGCACGGTGCGCTTCGCCTTCATCGCCTCCACCCTTCTGGGCGGGGCGGGCGCGTTGCTGTACCTGTGGCTGTGGGCGCTGGTTCCTCTGGTTCCGGATGACGCGGCGCCCGTCACCCGCCGTGCCCCCGTCGCCGCCCTGCTCGTCGGAGCGGGTGCGATCGCCGCGATCATCGTCGCGACGGCCGCGACCGGAGCTGACGCGCTCGCCACCAACGCCCTCATCGCCGTCGTGCTCACGATCGGCGCGGCCGTCGCGTGGAGCCTGACCCTGGATCGCACCGACCCCGACCGCACGCGCGAGTACGCGCTGTGGGTGCGAGGTCTCGGATCGGGCATCCTCCTGGTGACGGGGCTGGTCGTGCTGCTCTCGCGTCCGGCCGCCATCAACGCGGTGCTCGCCGTCGGACTCATCGTGCTCGGCGTCGGCGTGGTGGTCGCGCCCCGGGTGGTCGCCCTGTGGGCGGAGCTGCAGGCCTCGCAGACGGCGCGCGTGCGCGATGAGCAGCGGGCGGAGATCGCGGCACACCTGCACGACTCGGTGCTGCAGACGCTGGCGTTGATCCAGAACCGGGCGGGGGCGTCATCCGAAGTCGCTCGCATCGCGCGCGCCCAGGAGCGCGAGCTGCGCGACTGGCTGTTCACCGGCTCGGCCCCCGTCGACGCGGATCTCGCCTCTGAACTGCGCGAGATCGCCGCACTCATCGAGCTGGACTACGCCGTGCGCATCGACGTGGTCGCGGTCGGCGAGTTCGGCCCGTCACCTTCGGCACTCGTCGCAGCCGCGCGTGAGGCGATGCTGAACGCGGCCCGGCACGCGGGCGGCGAGGTGTCGGTGTACCTCGAGTCCACGGTCTCGGCTATCGACGTGTTCGTGCGCGATCGCGGCCCCGGCGTCGACCTCGACTCGGTGCCCGATGACCGGCTCGGCATCAGAGAATCGATCATTGGCCGGATGTCCCGTGCCGGTGGTTCGGCCACCATCGGCGTCGGTGCGGACGGCACCGGAACCGAGATCCACCTGCACCTGGAGGTGCCCCATGACTAG